The following coding sequences are from one Triticum aestivum cultivar Chinese Spring chromosome 5A, IWGSC CS RefSeq v2.1, whole genome shotgun sequence window:
- the LOC123105673 gene encoding uncharacterized protein, translated as MEVLASFTQRVKDAEETSDTNNPNQQQGEAASSSASAPATDVGPLSFRKHSLSGMLQGIRNTRAILFSSGSGDTVRLNKTLGSLEMLSPDISEFISLLHLEALPKATQTHYGGSLSTWKTRKRRSSTRHRNPSVEPSLFSLSTKSDKTEEMSPEEKYPQKCDNKHIFDNKYSQKRNNKHIFELACKKLALYQKEQEFVLLRHRLEAAFGEISKAVELADSRDFEDLEWLSYWAGILMEAKEQVREALGATVDAKDKQERCEQEDELSSFVHRLEGLVWDAEYFKKLVDLCPAF; from the coding sequence ATGGAGGTTCTTGCCAGTTTCACACAGCGGGTCAAGGATGCTGAAGAGACTAGCGACACCAATAACCCTAACCAGCAGCAAGGCGAagcagcttcttcttctgcttctgctcccGCTACAGATGTAGGTCCCCTGTCTTTCAGGAAGCATTCTCTGTCCGGTATGTTGCAGGGGATTCGCAACACTAGAGCAATTCTGTTCTCGAGTGGCAGCGGCGACACGGTAAGGCTGAACAAGACATTGGGAAGTTTAGAAATGCTGTCACCAGACATCAGTGAGTTCATAAGTTTGCTTCACCTTGAGGCCTTGCCAAAGGCAACTCAAACACATTACGGTGGATCATTGTCGACatggaagacgaggaagaggagaaGCTCGACCAGACATAGAAATCCCTCAGTGGAGCCTAGCTTATTTAGTTTATCGACAAAGTCGGACAAGACAGAAGAAATGTCACCTGAAGAAAAATACCCCCAGAAGTGCGACAACAAGCATATCTTCGACAACAAATACTCCCAGAAGCGCAACAACAAGCATATCTTCGAGTTGGCGTGTAAGAAGTTAGCACTTTACCAGAAGGAGCAAGAGTTTGTGCTCCTGCGTCACAGGCTTGAGGCAGCATTCGGCGAGATCTCCAAGGCCGTCGAGCTGGCTGACAGCCGCGACTTCGAAGACCTGGAGTGGCTATCGTATTGGGCTGGCATCCTCATGGAGGCGAAGGAACAAGTCCGGGAAGCCCTTGGCGCCACCGTCGATGCAAAAGATAAGCAGGAGCGATGCGAGCAAGAAGATGAACTCAGCAGTTTCGTCCATAGACTAGAGGGGTTAGTTTGGGATGCAGAATACTTCAAGAAATTGGTAGACCTCTGCCCTGCATTCTAG